In Myripristis murdjan chromosome 5, fMyrMur1.1, whole genome shotgun sequence, the genomic stretch CAACACTAAGCCAGTTTTCATGCTGCCCTCTGATCATTGTTCTCTGGAGCATGAGAGCAGGTTAATTTTGACCCTGTTGTCATATCAAAACACCTTGtgccaaaccccccccccccaaaaaaaaaacaactgctttCAGGGAAACCTCTTTGTGAACATGATCAGTACCTGATCTCATTATCAGCACTGCTGACAATATACGGAGTATGGTCATTTTAAGAGTAGTTTCATCTGTAATGGCTgtgaaccaaaaccaaaaccaaaaccaaaaccaaaacaaaaactgaagagTGGTGGTGGTGCATAAACCGGATAACTGAGAGAGGGTTGTGCAGCAGCTTTTCCAGGAACAGTAATGTTCCTGGAACAGTAATGTTCCTGGAAATATATGTTTAAGTCCAtgacttaaacacacacacacacacacacacacacacacacacacacacacacacacacacacacacacacacacacacacatatacactatattaccaaaagtattcgctcacctgcctttactcatactatgaactgaagtgccatcccattcctaacccatagagttcaatatgatgtcggtccaccttttgcagctattacagcttcaactcttctgggaagactgtccacaaggttgaggagagtgtttataggaatttttgaccattcttccaaaagtgcgtcggtgaggtcacacactgatgttggtcgagaaggcctggctctcagtctccgctctaattcatcccaaaggtgttctatcgggttcaggtcaggactctgtgcaggccagtcaagttcatccacaccagactctgtcatccatgtctttatggaccttgctttgtgcactggtgcacagtcatgttggaagaggaaggggcccgctccaaactgttcccacaaggttgggagcatggaattgtccaaaatgttttggtatcctgaagcattcaaagttcctttcactggaactaaggggccaagcccagctcctgaaaaacaaccccacaccataattcctcctccaccaaatttcacagtcggcacaatgcagtctgaaatgtaccgttctcctggcaacctccaaaccgagactcgtccatcagattgccagatggaaaagcgtgattcatcactccagagaacgcgtctccactgctctagaggccagtggcggcgtgctttacaccattgcatccgacgctttgcattgcacttggtgatgtgtggcttggctgcagctgctcggccatggaaacccattccatgaagctctctgcgtactgtacttggtctaatctgaaggtcacatgaagtttgtagctctgtagcaattgactgtgcagaaagtcggcgacctctttgcactatgcgcttcagcatccgctgacccctctccgtcactttacgtggcctaccacttcgtggctgagttgctgttgttcccaaacgcttccattttgttataatagagctgacagttgactgtggaatatttaggagcgaggaaatttcacgactggatttgttgcacaggtggcatcctatgacagttccacgctggaattcactgagctcctgagagcggcccattctttcacaaatgtcttgtttcacagtctgcatgcctgagtgcttgattttatacacctgtggccaggccaagtgattaggacacctgattctgatcatttgaatgggtgagcgaatacttttggtaatatagtgtatatatatatatatatatatatatacacatatatacaagtTATGGGTTTTACACATTTAGGCCTGTCAAACACCAAACAATGCTCCTTCTCTTTAACATCTCAACTTGGCATGACCGTGAAGACACAGATTTGAAGCAGGATTCTTGTCTCCAGTTCCCCAAATGGTATCTTACATCCCTCAAATCACCCAAAATCTCTGGACACTGGATACATGACATGTGGGCCTACAGGAATTTCAGTGAAACCACTGTAAACCTTGCCCACTTGCCTCCTCACTGCGTCCAGTTTACCAAACTTCAACGGAGACTTTAGTTAGTTTGCATCCAATAGAAATGGAAGTGAACAATAAGGCTGTCGGAATGGAATTGGAAGTACGCCATGGGGCCACTAGTCACATCATAGCCTTTGAAAATACTGCCATCCTCTGGTGAGGTCTCACTCGGTGGCGCCATAGCCTGCCCAAAACACCCAAAGGCTAATAAATCATAAgcaaaaaggggggaaaagacACAGCACCAGTACGACAAACAGGTCTGGGTTTTCACATCAAAAACCAATTAAATCACTGAGTGACCTTCATTGACGCGCAGCCTACGCAGCATTTTCGAAGGACCTAAAATGATTCACTATTGTGTGCCATCCTTGAATATAAAATCACCATTTGTTTGATTGGATCTAGATCCCGGAGAGTGGAGCTTTGTACACTACGGCTCCAACTGGAAGCTTCTCTAGGCTGCACCAGAAAACCCCCATTCAGCTCCCTCGCCAGGTCTCCCTGGGATCCGTGTTTTGCATCGCTCCTCAATTTGCATTTCTTCCTCAGATTTTCCGTGCGACGGGTCCAGCCGCTCGAAACCAGCGGGCGCTCCACGGCTGTATTGTACATGCGCCTCCATTTCCAAAGCAATACGCTCAGAAAGACCTCAGGAAAATTTGAATAATGTTGCCGAAGCTTGTCGAGCGGGGAAATTGAGgacattttaaattaatgttatttCTGATGCGCACCGACGGGGACCGACACGTGTCTTCGAGGTAAACAGAAAGGGCTAGATCGTGTCAGCAggttacattgtttttttcttttgtttgtaaTAGCCGACCCAGTACAAGGTTGACGTCGAGCCATTCATTTTAGTTTGTGCGCCTTGGTGATAAAGACGCCTTTGGAGATGTCGGAAGTGCTGCCTTTCAACGAAGAAAAAATGAGTCATTATGGAAATGAGGGCGACGAGGGACACCTTTCCTTCACCTGTCGTCTTCAAGACACCAACAACTTCTTCAGTGGCTCACAGAATAAACGCCCGCCGAAACTCGGACAAATAGGCAGGAGCAAACGGGGTAATTATATAATTAAGGCGTTTTCGTTTGTATGGTGATGTTTTCAATGCGCACATAGCTTAATTATGGACCACAATGAAGCATCTCCACATTTGCAGCCACATATGCAACCCTGTTGCCTTGACATAGCCCTCAGTGGAGTGCTCAGAAAAATAGTCAGTTCACTGCATGCGTGTAGGATCTATGGGTTTTTAAATATTCTATTCGCATTGCAACACAAGTTGGATGCGCAGTGCGTGCTGTTAAATGCCTCCTGAATGCTGCCCAACAGAGTTCTGCTGAATGTCCCCTCCTGAATGAATGGTTGGTATGATTGAGATTTATGTGCTCTGTCACTATGATTTATATTTGTCATGATAAGTGAAGGCTGCTCCTTGTATGCTGCATTCCTGGTAAAAATCATAAGATGGTCCTTGTAAGAGCAAGCTCACTTGAGGtggcacatacatgcacagacgGGGAAtttgtacacacatgcacagatttaCACGATCATGGCAAAAAGGCAAACATATAGGACTCGCCTCTCTTTAGGCACAGAGCGAGAAAACTCTGCAATTCA encodes the following:
- the camk2n1a gene encoding calcium/calmodulin-dependent protein kinase II inhibitor 2-like isoform X1 — protein: MLFLMRTDGDRHVSSSLCALVIKTPLEMSEVLPFNEEKMSHYGNEGDEGHLSFTCRLQDTNNFFSGSQNKRPPKLGQIGRSKRVVIEDENGDNEALKNGTEKTPAEA
- the camk2n1a gene encoding calcium/calmodulin-dependent protein kinase II inhibitor 2-like isoform X2 yields the protein MSEVLPFNEEKMSHYGNEGDEGHLSFTCRLQDTNNFFSGSQNKRPPKLGQIGRSKRVVIEDENGDNEALKNGTEKTPAEA